One window of the Bos mutus isolate GX-2022 chromosome X, NWIPB_WYAK_1.1, whole genome shotgun sequence genome contains the following:
- the PNCK gene encoding calcium/calmodulin-dependent protein kinase type 1B, whose protein sequence is MLLLKKQTEDISSVYEIREKLGSGAFSEVVLAQERGSSHLVALKCIPKKALRGKEALVENEIAVLRRVSHPNIVALEDVHESPSHLYLAMELVTGGELFDRIMERGSYTEKDASHLVAQVLGAVSYLHSLGIVHRDLKPENLLYATPFEDSKIMVSDFGLSKIQAGNMLGTACGTPGYVAPELLEQKPYGKAVDVWALGVISYILLCGYPPFYDESDPELFSQILRANYEFDSPFWDDISESAKDFIRHLLERDPQKRFTCQQALQHLWISGDTAFDKDILGSVSEQIQKNFARNHWKRAFNATSFLRHIRKLGQSLESEEASGRRVMSRSHPGLPTSQPPEW, encoded by the exons ATGCTGCTGCTCAAGAAACAGACGGAGGATATCAGCAGCGTCTATGAGATCCGCGAGAAGCTCGGctc GGGCGCTTTCTCTGAAGTGGTCCTGGCCCAGGAGCGTGGCTCCTCACACCTTGTCGCTCTCAAGTGCATCCCCAAGAAGGCTCTTCGAGGCAAGGAGGCCTTGGTGGAAAATGAGATCGCGGTGCTCCGCAG GGTCAGCCACCCCAACATTGTGGCTCTGGAAGATGTCCACGAGAGCCCTTCACACCTCTATCTGGCCATGGAGCT GGTGACAGGGGGTGAGCTGTTCGATCGAATCATGGAGCGCGGCTCCTACACAGAGAAGGATGCTAGCCACCTGGTGGCCCAGGTCCTTGGCGCTGTCTCCTACCTGCACAGCCTGGGCATCGTGCACCGAGACCTCAAG CCTGAAAACCTCCTCTACGCCACCCCCTTCGAGGACTCCAAGATCATGGTCTCTGACTTCGGCCTCTCCAAAATCCAGGCGGGCAACATGCTAGGCACCGCCTGTGGGACCCCAGGCTATGTGG CCCCGGAGCTCTTGGAGCAGAAACCCTACGGGAAGGCCGTAGATGTGTGGGCCCTGGGTGTCATCTCCTACATCCT GCTGTGTGGGTACCCCCCCTTCTACGACGAGAGCGACCCTGAACTCTTCAGCCAGATCCTGAGGGCCAACTACGAGTTTGACTCTCCCTTTTGGGATGACATCTCAGAATCAG CCAAAGACTTCATCCGGCACCTTCTTGAGCGAGACCCTCAGAAGAGATTCACCTGCCAGCAGGCCTTACAGCATCTTTG GATCTCCGGAGATACAGCTTTTGACAAGGACATCCTGGGCTCCGTCAGTGAGCAGATCCAGAAGAATTTTGCTCGAAATCACTGGAAG CGTGCATTCAATGCTACCTCCTTCCTCCGCCACATCCGCAAGCTGGGGCAGAGCCTGGAGAGTGAGGAGGCCTCTGGACGGAGGGTGATGAGCCGCAGCCACCCGGGCCTTCCGACCAGCCAGCCCCCCGAGTGGTGA